A region of Streptomyces sp. NBC_01750 DNA encodes the following proteins:
- the treS gene encoding maltose alpha-D-glucosyltransferase: protein MIVNEPVHDTFEDTPAKDRDPDWFKRAVFYEVLVRSFQDSNGDGIGDLKGITAKLDYLQWLGVDCLWLPPFFKSPLRDGGYDVSDYTAVLPDFGDLADFVEFVDASHQRGMRVIIDFVMNHTSDQHPWFQESRSAPEGPYGDYYVWADDDKQFQDARIIFVDTETSNWTFDPVRKQYYFHRFFSHQPDLNYENPAVQEEIISALRFWLDLGIDGFRLDAVPYLYQEEGTNCENLPATHTFLKHVRKVIDAHYPDTVLLAEANQWPEDVVDYFGEFPAGGDECHMAFHFPVMPRIFMAVRRESRYPVSEILSKTPAIPKNCQWGIFLRNHDELTLEMVTDEERDYMYAEYAKDPRMRANIGIRRRLAPLLDNDRNQIELFTALLLSLPGSPILYYGDEIGMGDNIWLGDRDAVRTPMQWTPDRNAGFSSSDPGRLYLPTIMDPVYGYQVTNVEAAMASPSSLLHWTRRMIEIRKQNHAFGLGSYTELPSSNPAVLAFLREAPSVDGHGDDLVLCVNNFSRFAQPTELDLRTFSGRHPVELIGGVRFPAIGQWPYLLTLAGHGFYWFRLRKDSAPT from the coding sequence ATGATCGTCAATGAGCCCGTCCACGACACGTTCGAGGACACACCCGCCAAGGACCGCGACCCCGACTGGTTCAAACGGGCCGTCTTCTACGAAGTCCTCGTGCGGTCCTTCCAGGACAGCAACGGCGACGGCATCGGCGACCTGAAGGGCATCACCGCCAAACTGGACTATCTTCAGTGGCTGGGAGTCGACTGCCTCTGGCTGCCGCCGTTCTTCAAGTCGCCGCTGCGGGACGGTGGTTACGACGTCTCCGACTACACCGCCGTACTGCCGGACTTCGGCGACCTGGCGGACTTCGTGGAGTTCGTCGACGCGTCCCACCAGCGGGGCATGCGCGTCATCATCGACTTTGTCATGAACCACACCAGCGACCAGCACCCGTGGTTCCAGGAGTCCCGCAGCGCCCCGGAAGGACCGTACGGCGACTACTACGTCTGGGCCGACGACGACAAGCAGTTCCAGGACGCCAGGATCATCTTCGTCGACACCGAGACGTCCAACTGGACCTTCGACCCGGTGCGCAAGCAGTACTACTTCCACCGCTTCTTCTCCCACCAGCCCGATCTCAACTACGAGAACCCGGCGGTGCAGGAAGAGATCATCTCGGCGCTGCGCTTCTGGCTGGACCTGGGCATCGACGGCTTCCGGCTGGACGCAGTGCCGTACCTGTACCAGGAGGAGGGCACGAACTGCGAGAACCTCCCCGCCACCCACACCTTCCTCAAGCACGTACGCAAGGTGATCGACGCCCACTACCCGGACACCGTGCTGCTCGCCGAGGCCAACCAGTGGCCGGAGGACGTCGTCGACTACTTCGGCGAGTTCCCGGCCGGCGGCGACGAGTGTCATATGGCGTTCCACTTCCCGGTGATGCCCCGGATCTTCATGGCCGTACGGCGCGAATCGCGCTACCCGGTCTCCGAAATCCTCTCCAAGACCCCGGCCATCCCGAAGAACTGCCAGTGGGGAATCTTCCTGCGCAACCACGACGAGCTCACGCTCGAGATGGTCACGGACGAAGAGCGCGACTACATGTACGCGGAGTACGCCAAGGATCCGCGGATGCGCGCCAATATCGGCATCCGCCGGCGGCTGGCCCCACTGCTGGACAACGACCGCAATCAGATCGAGCTGTTCACGGCGCTGCTGCTGTCGCTGCCGGGCTCGCCGATCCTGTACTACGGCGACGAGATCGGGATGGGCGACAACATCTGGCTCGGCGACCGGGACGCGGTACGGACGCCGATGCAGTGGACACCGGACCGGAACGCGGGATTCTCCTCCAGCGACCCGGGCCGGCTCTATCTGCCGACCATCATGGATCCGGTCTACGGCTACCAGGTCACCAATGTGGAGGCGGCGATGGCCTCGCCGTCCTCGCTGCTGCACTGGACCCGGCGGATGATCGAGATCCGTAAGCAGAACCACGCCTTCGGGCTCGGTTCGTACACCGAGCTGCCCTCGTCGAACCCGGCCGTGCTCGCGTTCCTGCGCGAGGCCCCGTCAGTTGACGGACACGGCGACGATCTCGTGCTCTGCGTGAACAATTTCTCGCGTTTCGCGCAGCCCACCGAGCTCGATCTGCGGACGTTCAGCGGCCGGCATCCGGTGGAGCTCATCGGCGGAGTGCGGTTCCCGGCCATCGGTCAGTGGCCCTACCTGCTCACTCTCGCCGGTCACGGCTTCTACTGGTTCCGCCTGCGAAAGGATTCGGCGCCGACCTGA